The genomic interval ATGATGCCCTACCGTTTGGAAATGGGTACAAAGCTAAAAGTGGGGCGCCCCAACAACCTCTATGAATTCTGGGGTGAATCCATTGCTCGTTTGCTTCAAGAGGATCTCGAAGCCCAAGGCGATCAAATCATCGTCAATTTGGCGAGCCAGGAGTATTGGAAAGGGGCCAATAAAAAGAGCCTGAATGCTACGGTCATTACCCCCGAGTTCAAGGATTGGAAGAATGGACAGTTCAAGATGCTGAGCTTCTTCGCCAAGAAAGCTCGCGGCATGATGACGCGGTACTTATTGACCGAACGCATCGATACAATGGAAGGTCTCAAGGCCTTCAATCTTGACGGTTATAGCTACAACGAAGAACTCAGTTCAGACCTCAGTCCTGTCTTTACAAGAAAGGCCTAGTTCCTATTGTCTTTTTGCTAAATTGGAGCATGAACCTGCGCCACCTCGTTCTCGTCCTGAGTCTTCTTTGGACCATCCTCTCTTATGCCCAATCCGGACGGCAAAAGGGGGCACAGCCGCACGCCGAACCCGTTGATCTTCTCGCCAAAGAACAGCTTGATTCTTCGGATGTCACTCTTTATTACAACAACCACACGTACTACTACGCCAAAGGACCTTACTACAATATTCGACTCGTCCTGCGGCTGCTTCCGGAAACGGAAGACCCAATGCGCCTGCAGCATCTTCACTCCCAAATTGCCGGTTCGTATCGGGACTTGGGCATGTACGGACGCGCCATCGAACACCAAGTAGACTGTATTGAAATGTCCTTGGTCTTGGAAGACAAAATTGCGGAAGGCTATGCGCGCATACAGTTGGGTAACCTCTTCTACGACCAAGAGAATTGGAGAGCGGCTGAAGAGTTATATCGCCAGAGTATGGCTATTGACTCGATTATTGACCAAGGCCATATTCGCACGGTGGCCTTGAACAATCTCGGGATGATCGAAGAGGCAAAGGGAAACTATGAGAAGGCTCTAAAATGCTATTTCGAAGCCCTCAAAATCAGGAGAATCAGAAAGTCTAACCGCGACGGCCTAGCTCATAGTTATAGTCATATTGGGCAGGCCTATGCGCGAAAAGGCATGCGGGATTCTGCGCTTTACTACCTGAACAAAGCCCTCAACGGGTACACCTCGATTTCGGCCTATTTCGGCACCATGAATACCTATGAACGCCTGGGACGAGCTCATACCTGGCTCGGAGAATTTCCGGCGGCACTAGAGGCCTATGAGGCTGGTCTAAACGTCGCCCGTCAAGAGGAAGTACCCATGCGCGAAGCCGACTTTTTGTGGAGTATCTCGCAGATTTACAAGAAAATGGGCAAGCGCGAATCGTATGAAAAGACAATCATGTCCATCCCACCGATCGCAGAACGCATTCGCTACCTCAATATGCTGCCCAAAGTCTACGAAGATCTATATGAGGTCTATCGCGGGGAAGGCAATTTTGAGACGGCCTTGAACTATCACGAGCTCTTGGATGCTTCAGAAGACCGGCTTTACGATGAAGACTTGCTGATGAAGCTCGGAGAAGCGGAGCGTGATATTCGGGAAATCGAACAGCAGCAAGAACTTACTGCGGCACAACAACGGAGTAAGCTCGTCGGATTAATCGCCTTGGCCTTTGGTCTCCTTTTGATCGCTACAGTGATCTTTGGCGTCATTTTCTACCGCCAGAACAAAAAGCTCAAGGAAGTCAATGAGCGGATTGAGGTTCAGAAAAACGAGATCGAGCTCCAAAACATCGCCCTGGAAAAAGCCCTGAATCAAGCGGAAAGCAGTGTCTTGGCCAAGAGCCAATTTTTGAGCCGGATGTCTCATGAGATCCGCACCCCGATGAACGCCATTGTGGGACTTACGGACGTAATCATTGACCAGCCGCACATCAACGACGAAGGCCGGAGAAACGCCGAAGCCATAGCGGAGAGTGCGGAAAACCTCCTGGCCTTAATCAATGAAATCCTGGAATTCTCCCGAATGGAGACCAAGGAATACCAATTGGTCCCTAAGCCTTTCGACCTGCGTCGACTCTTGCAGAACATCGAACAGACCAACCTGCATCGGGCCGAGGCTCAGAAAAATACCTGGTCGCTAAAAATTGATCCGCAAATTCAATCGTGGTATACGGCTGACGCGCCGAAACTCGGTGAGGTCTTGATCAACTTGGTGGGAAATGCTCAAAAGTTCTGTAGGGAGGGTGCTGTAAGCCTAGAGGCCGAGTGCCTACGGCACGATGAATCCACTCAGACCATTAAATTCTCCGTTACGGATACCGGAATCGGAATCGCGTCGGATCGACAACAGGAGATTTTCCATGAATTCGTGCAGGCCTCCGAAGAAATCCACCTTCGTTATGGCGGAACGGGCTTGGGATTGACCATCTCTCAGCGCATTATTGAAAAGATGGGTGGAACTATTGAAGTCTATTCCAAACCCGGAAAAGGAGCGACCTTCTTCTTCTCCATTGACCTGCCCTTGGCCGAAGGGCCTGTTGAGACCGTCCGCGATTTGGATCCTCAACGCCTCGCTGGCGAAGTTCTTCTCGTGGAAGATGACACCATGAACCAGATGGTCTTCAAGCAACTGTTGAGCAAGACGAAATGCCAACTTGACATAGCCGGTAACGGTCGCATTGGATTCGAGAAAGCCTGCGAAAAACGCTACGACATCATCTTCATGGATTTGCAGATGCCGGAGATGAACGGATTTGAGTCAGCGCACGCCATCCGGCGCCAGGAAGAGAGTTTGAATCAAAAGACGCCCATCATTGCCTTCTCTGCAGACGTCTTTGAAGAGCGCCAAAAACAGGCACGTGCCATCGGGATGAATGAGTTTCTGATGAAGCCCGCCCGACAAAGCGACCTATACACGGCCTTGGCGCAATACTTGCACGTATCGGTATCGTCTTAACACGAATACCATCATGGGAAAATACAGTAAATGGATTGGCGGCGGTTTAGGTTGGGTCTTGGGTGGACCTATTGGAGCCATCTTCGGATTCGCCATTGGAAACTACTTCGACAACCAGGGGCAAGCTGAGGCATATTACCGTCAACGCGTCCATTCAGGTCAACGCGGGACACAGTCCGGTGACTTTGAAGTCAGTCTTTTGGTACTATCGGCCATTGTCATCAAAGCCGACGGTCGTGTCGATCAGAAAGAGCTTGATTTTGTCCGCCAGCACTTTGTGCGCATGTTCGGAAAACAGCGCGCAGAACAAAGCTTCAAACTCTTTAAGAACGTCATCAACAAGGGAGACATCAGCACCCGACAGGTGGCCATGCAGATTCAGCATCACATGGACCACCCCTCGCGTCTGCAACTGATCCACTTCCTGTACGGTATTGCCAAGGCCGATGGGCAGGTTACGGAACCAGAGGTTCTGGAAATCGAGAAAATTGGCCACTACTTCAACATCAACGCTCGAGATTTGGCCTCCATCAAGGCGATGTTCTACGAAGAAAAGGACAAGTGGTATAAGATCTTGGAGATCGATGAATCAGCCACCAATGAAGAGGTCAAAAAGGCCTATCGTAAAATGGCCATGAAATACCATCCCGACAAGCTACAGCACCTAGACGAAGAGCTTCGCAAAGGAGGAAAGGAGAAGTTCCAGAAGGTCCAAGAGGCCTACGAGGCCATTCAGAAAGAACGGGGGATGTAAGATCGGGAAGGTCGCATCGCGCCGTAGGCGCTCTGTTTAATAATTGCGATCTGTCGGCTCCCCTGAGCCCGATAAGCTTTCGAGAATACTCGTGATGGCGGACAAGATCAGGCTGAAGAGCAAAGCCCACCAGAATCCCGAGACGTGAAATCCGGAGACGATGTTTCCGATCCATCCGATGACTACGGCATTGATCACCAGTAAGAATAGACCCAGGGTCATGATGGTGATGGGGATGGTTAAAATGATCAGAAGTGGTTTAATAGTCACGTTCATCAGGGCGAGAAATGCCGCGACGACGAGGGCGCTGAAAAAGCTGCTCACTTGAACATGAGGAGCGAGTAAGTAGCTCGTGAGAATCACGGCGACCGCAGAGATGACAAGGCGTACAATGAAATTCATAGGCAATTAGGTTGCCCTCAATTTAGTACTTTTAGCGCTCGCAATAAAGATCGACCTACAATTTCAAGCGATGTTAAGAACACTTTCGATAGCCCTTTTGGGCGGCTGGCTCATTTCTTGCTCGAGCCCTTCCACTACAGAAACTGAAAACGAAACGGCTGAAACCATGATGGAACTTCCCGCAGATCCGCACAGTTATGCTCGTCCAAATGAGGCGCGCATCCAACATTTGCACTGGGTAGCCAATGTGGATTTCGACCGCGAGGTTATCGAAGCCACGGCGACTTATGACCTTCAGAAAAAGGCAGATGCACGCGAGTTGATCTTAGACACCTACGATCTTGAAATTGAATCGGTCACCGATCAAGATGGTCGCGAGCTTCTTTTCGAAGTGGGTGATCACGATGAAATTCTTGGAGCCTATTTGAGCATTGGCTTGGAGGAAAGCACTTCGAAAGTTTCGGTGAAGTACACAACCAGCCCAGGGGCCCGCGCCCTTCAATGGCTGGATCCGGAACAGACGGCAGGGAAAGAACTTCCTTTCTTGTTCACTCAAAGCCAGGCTATTTTGGCGCGTACTTGGATTCCGGTACAAGACAGTCCTGGAATACGCTACACGTACACGGCTGATGTGACCGTGCCGTCGTCAATGCTGGCCTTGATGAGTGCCACGAACCCAACGGAACGGAACGAGAGCGGGACCTATTCCTTCTCTATGGACCAGCCTATTCCTTCCTATTTGATGGCACTTTCTGTAGGCGATATCGTCTTCAAACCGGTTGGTGAGCGCACGGGTGTGTACGCCGAACCATCATTGGTGGATACGGCGGCTTGGGAATTCGGTCGTATGGAGGATATGCTTATTGCTGCTGAAGAATTGTACGGGCCTTATGCTTGGGACCGATATGATGTCATTGTGTTGCCCCCATCCTTCCCATTTGGTGGAATGGAGAATCCGCGATTGACCTTTGCAACGCCCACCATTTTGGCTGGGGACCGCAGCTTGACCGCCCTGATCGCGCACGAGCTGGCACACAGTTGGAGTGGAAACTTAGTGACCAATGCCACATGGAACGACTTCTGGTTGAACGAGGGCTTTACGGTCTATTTTGAGCAGCGCATTATGGAAGCTGTACGCGGACGCAATTATGCGGAGATGTTGATTTCCCTAGGACGTCAGGACCTTGAAGGAACGGTTGCCGAAATGGGCGACAGTCATGATTCCCACCTCAAATTGGACTTGGCTGGACGCGATCCAGACGACGGACTTACAGACATTGCCTACGAAAAGGGGAATTTCCTCTTGAAAACCATCGAGAAGGCTGTTGGGCGCGAGGAGTTTGACGCGTTCTTGAAGTCTTACTTCGAGCGTCACAAGTTCCAGGTTATGGATACTGAACGCTTTATTGAAGAAGTGAATGCCGAGCTGTTGACTACGCCATCGCTCCGTGAAGAAGTGCGCATTGAGGAGTGGATCTACGGGCCTGGATTACCGGACAACGCTCCGGTGTATGCCTCCGCAAATTTCGAAGCCGTGGATGCGCAAATCAACGACTTTGCTGGAGGAGCGGCTGCTTCTACGCTAATAACCGACAACTGGACCACACATGAGTGGCTCCGTTTTATTCGCAACCTTCCCGATGAGCTCTCCGTAGACCAGCTCTCCGACTTGGACGCGACCTTTGGATTCACCACTTCAGGAAATAATGAAATCCTCGCGGCTTGGTTCCAAAAGACCATTCCGAACGGGTATGCACCGGCAGATGAGCGGGTGGAGCGCTTCCTGATTGAAGTGGGCCGTCGTAAATTCTTGACACCGACCTACAAGGCGCTCGTCGAAGCGGATCCATCGAAAGATCGAGCTCGAGCCATTTACGCACAGGCCCGTCCAAACTACCACGCCGTCAGTCGTCAAACGATGGACGCGCTCTTGGATTGGTCTGAGGAGTAAGTTCTTGAATTGCCGTAAATTGGGAAGGTCATTAACCCAACGGCACAAACATGCGATTACTACTTCTAGGAGCGGCAGCGCTCCTCTCTACTCTGGCATGGGGTCAAATTGCTCATGACGGGCAGCCCATGGCTTCTGGTTCTAAATGGGGGGCACCTTCTTTTGTCACCACGCCTACCCCAAACTTGGCCCAACTGGCGGCTCAGGATGACCGGAACGATCAAGACAAAGCCCAACCCTGGCGCTTTGGAGTCAACTACGACGTCCATTATCACCCCGGAAACAGCGGGACCCTAACCCAAGTGGCCGGGGGAACCGTTTGGCGATTGGGGATCCATGCACCGGGAGCCGTGTCCATCAACTTGCTTTTTGAAGATTACAACGTGCCGGCGGGCGCTCGGGTGTTTATGTACACACCGGACCAGCAAATTGTCCGCGGTGCTTTTACCGAAGAGAACAACAAGTCCCACGGTGCGCTTGCTACCGACGTTGTGGAAGGAGACTCTCTGATTGTCGAGTACTTCTATCCGGGGCCCATCAGCGGAATTCATGGATTGGGTATCAAACGCATTACCTACGGTTATCGAGGGCTGGATAAGTTCAAGGGATACGGAGACTCTGGGGCCTGCAACAACAATGTCAATTGTCCAGTAGGTGTTCCCTGGAGTGTTGAAAAGCGTTCTGTTGCCATCATTCTTGTCGGCGGAAATGGTGCGTGCACCGGCGCAATGGTCAATAACACAGCGAACAATGGGACGCCATACTTCCTGACGGCGGATCACTGCTTGGGCGGAAGCGTAGCGAACTGGGTTTTCCGGTTCAATTGGGAAGCTCCGACCTGTGCGAATGCCAATCCAACGAATATGCAGACCGTTTCGGGGAGCACGCTTCGAGCGAGCAACGGCGGTTCTGATTTTGCCTTACTCGAGTTGTCCAGCGCTCCTCCGGCTTCGTACAATGTCTACTACGCCGGTTGGGACAAGAGCGGAAATACACCGATAGAACAAGTGGCTATCCATCATCCCAGTGGAGACATCAAAAAAATCAGTTTCGACGATGACCCAGCACAGCAAGCTCTATGGGGTGGCGCACAGTGCTGGCACATTCTCGATTGGGAAGATGGCACTACAGAGCCCGGCAGTTCTGGATCGCCTCTTTTTGATCAGAATCACCGCATCATTGGCCAGCTCTATGGAGGGACCGCGAGTTGTTCCAACAACATCGATGACTACTATGGACGTTTCGACGTGAGTTGGGATGGAACCAGTGCTTCCACCCGATTGAAGGATTGGTTGGATCCAGGGAATATTGCCGTAGACACTCTGGATGGATACGATCCAAACAGCCCAACCATGGCTCTAGATGCCTCCAGCACGCAGATATTAGGAATTGGGAGCATTGTCTGTGACAGCATCGCCGATCCAGAGCTCATGTTTACCAATCGTGGCTTTGACACCCTGACTTCCGTACAAGTTCATTACCAGATCAATGCAGCACCCTGGCAAACTTCGTCGTGGACAGGAAGCTTGCTCACGCTAGACTCGGATACCGTTTCGCTTCCGAGCATGATGTTGGTCAACGGATTGAACACTTTGACTGTAGCCGTATCAGCGCCTAATGGAGGAGTTGACGGAAACCCATTGAACGATACCTTGAGTTTGAGCTTCACAGCTTTCCCTAACGGAACCACCATGACGGTGGAAATTCAAACGGACGACTACCCCGGTGAAACCACTTGGGAGATTGTGGATTCCGTGGGAACCGTTATCTATCAAGGAGGGCCATACAGCAATCCAAACACCAATCATTTGGAGGTCCTTTGCCTTGGGGATGGTTGTTACGACTTCATCATTTACGACTCCTATGGCGACGGCATCTGTTGCTTTTTTGGATCGGGGTATGTCAACCTCTTGGATCAAAACGGTGCAGTGATGGCCTCCCACAACGGGCAGTTTAACCTTCAAGCAACCGTACCCTTCTGTATGTCCGGATGTTCGTTCAGCGATAATCCCAGCTTGGACGACCCCACCTGCTTTGATGTGGCAGACGGGTCCATTCAGCTAGCCCCAAGCGGAGGTACTGGAACCAACTACACCTACAGTTGGAGCAACGGAAGTAATGCTGCCAGTATTTTCAATCTTCTGGCCGGGACCTACACTTGCACCATCACGAACGATGGATGCTCGGTGGTGAACAGCTACACCTTGAACAATCCTGCCCCCTTCGTACCCACGATTAGTCAAAATGGTTTTACGCTATTCACGAATGCAAGTGGAACGTACCAATGGTTCCGTGATGGTGTTCAGATCAGCGGGGCCAATACATCCAGTTATTTGGTGACGCAAAACGGGACCTATACGGTACAGGTCACCGACATAAGTGGGTGCATTGGACTGTCCTCTGGATACGTCGTCAGCAATATTTCTTGGGAAAGCCTACAGCTGGCCGGATTCACAGCATTCCCGCAGCCTACTAGTGAACAACTGAATCTACGCTGGGAATCAGCGCGAAACGAATCGCTCCAAATTCAAGTCAGAAATGTCTTGGGTCAATTGATGTACGAGGGCGTCATCAGTATGGAAGCCGGATCAAACCAATGGTCACTCGATGTCCGCGGTTGGGCGACCGGAACCTATCACCTGCACCTGATCGGTGCCGAAGGAAATAAGGGGCTGAGCTTCATTGTGAAGTAGAGAGCGCAATAGGCGTCTCTTCCGGTGATTCAAAATCTTCAACGACTCCAGGGTAGTGAATATCCTGGAGTTGTTTTTTACGGCTAGCTTTGAGCGCGTCAAAACGAGCGCGATTTTCATCTTTAATAGGTTCACTCGGAGGAAGATCCTCTTTAAATGGATCCACTTGAACTCCATTCTTCCAGAATCGATAACACACATGAGGACCGGTCGCTAAACCCGTAGAACCGACGTATCCGATGGCCTGCCCTTGGCGGACCCGAGTGCCGACTTTGACATCCGCCACGAACTTACTCATGTGGAGGTATTGGGTTTCATAGGTACTGTTGTGGCGCACTTTGACGTAGTTACCGTTGCCGCGGGTATATCCTCTTTTGGTCACTACCCCGTCTGCGGTACTGTAAATGGGCGTTCCATGAGGGGCGGCATAATCCGTACCGAGGTGTGCCTTCCACCTTTTTTGAACCGGGTGGAAACGGCGTTTGGTATAGCGACTGCTG from Cryomorphaceae bacterium carries:
- a CDS encoding tetratricopeptide repeat protein, which encodes MNLRHLVLVLSLLWTILSYAQSGRQKGAQPHAEPVDLLAKEQLDSSDVTLYYNNHTYYYAKGPYYNIRLVLRLLPETEDPMRLQHLHSQIAGSYRDLGMYGRAIEHQVDCIEMSLVLEDKIAEGYARIQLGNLFYDQENWRAAEELYRQSMAIDSIIDQGHIRTVALNNLGMIEEAKGNYEKALKCYFEALKIRRIRKSNRDGLAHSYSHIGQAYARKGMRDSALYYLNKALNGYTSISAYFGTMNTYERLGRAHTWLGEFPAALEAYEAGLNVARQEEVPMREADFLWSISQIYKKMGKRESYEKTIMSIPPIAERIRYLNMLPKVYEDLYEVYRGEGNFETALNYHELLDASEDRLYDEDLLMKLGEAERDIREIEQQQELTAAQQRSKLVGLIALAFGLLLIATVIFGVIFYRQNKKLKEVNERIEVQKNEIELQNIALEKALNQAESSVLAKSQFLSRMSHEIRTPMNAIVGLTDVIIDQPHINDEGRRNAEAIAESAENLLALINEILEFSRMETKEYQLVPKPFDLRRLLQNIEQTNLHRAEAQKNTWSLKIDPQIQSWYTADAPKLGEVLINLVGNAQKFCREGAVSLEAECLRHDESTQTIKFSVTDTGIGIASDRQQEIFHEFVQASEEIHLRYGGTGLGLTISQRIIEKMGGTIEVYSKPGKGATFFFSIDLPLAEGPVETVRDLDPQRLAGEVLLVEDDTMNQMVFKQLLSKTKCQLDIAGNGRIGFEKACEKRYDIIFMDLQMPEMNGFESAHAIRRQEESLNQKTPIIAFSADVFEERQKQARAIGMNEFLMKPARQSDLYTALAQYLHVSVSS
- a CDS encoding trypsin-like peptidase domain-containing protein is translated as MRLLLLGAAALLSTLAWGQIAHDGQPMASGSKWGAPSFVTTPTPNLAQLAAQDDRNDQDKAQPWRFGVNYDVHYHPGNSGTLTQVAGGTVWRLGIHAPGAVSINLLFEDYNVPAGARVFMYTPDQQIVRGAFTEENNKSHGALATDVVEGDSLIVEYFYPGPISGIHGLGIKRITYGYRGLDKFKGYGDSGACNNNVNCPVGVPWSVEKRSVAIILVGGNGACTGAMVNNTANNGTPYFLTADHCLGGSVANWVFRFNWEAPTCANANPTNMQTVSGSTLRASNGGSDFALLELSSAPPASYNVYYAGWDKSGNTPIEQVAIHHPSGDIKKISFDDDPAQQALWGGAQCWHILDWEDGTTEPGSSGSPLFDQNHRIIGQLYGGTASCSNNIDDYYGRFDVSWDGTSASTRLKDWLDPGNIAVDTLDGYDPNSPTMALDASSTQILGIGSIVCDSIADPELMFTNRGFDTLTSVQVHYQINAAPWQTSSWTGSLLTLDSDTVSLPSMMLVNGLNTLTVAVSAPNGGVDGNPLNDTLSLSFTAFPNGTTMTVEIQTDDYPGETTWEIVDSVGTVIYQGGPYSNPNTNHLEVLCLGDGCYDFIIYDSYGDGICCFFGSGYVNLLDQNGAVMASHNGQFNLQATVPFCMSGCSFSDNPSLDDPTCFDVADGSIQLAPSGGTGTNYTYSWSNGSNAASIFNLLAGTYTCTITNDGCSVVNSYTLNNPAPFVPTISQNGFTLFTNASGTYQWFRDGVQISGANTSSYLVTQNGTYTVQVTDISGCIGLSSGYVVSNISWESLQLAGFTAFPQPTSEQLNLRWESARNESLQIQVRNVLGQLMYEGVISMEAGSNQWSLDVRGWATGTYHLHLIGAEGNKGLSFIVK
- the yaaA gene encoding peroxide stress protein YaaA; protein product: MLILISPAKTLDYDTPVWTEKHSEPRLMESAQKLAGRLKKKSAGQLGKLMNLSKDLSVLNAERYSNWQYPFDPEQTRQAIFAFKGDVYLGLDVHEHFEEEDLEYAQNHLRILSGLYGVLRPLDNMMPYRLEMGTKLKVGRPNNLYEFWGESIARLLQEDLEAQGDQIIVNLASQEYWKGANKKSLNATVITPEFKDWKNGQFKMLSFFAKKARGMMTRYLLTERIDTMEGLKAFNLDGYSYNEELSSDLSPVFTRKA
- a CDS encoding TerB family tellurite resistance protein → MGKYSKWIGGGLGWVLGGPIGAIFGFAIGNYFDNQGQAEAYYRQRVHSGQRGTQSGDFEVSLLVLSAIVIKADGRVDQKELDFVRQHFVRMFGKQRAEQSFKLFKNVINKGDISTRQVAMQIQHHMDHPSRLQLIHFLYGIAKADGQVTEPEVLEIEKIGHYFNINARDLASIKAMFYEEKDKWYKILEIDESATNEEVKKAYRKMAMKYHPDKLQHLDEELRKGGKEKFQKVQEAYEAIQKERGM
- a CDS encoding M1 family metallopeptidase, with translation MLRTLSIALLGGWLISCSSPSTTETENETAETMMELPADPHSYARPNEARIQHLHWVANVDFDREVIEATATYDLQKKADARELILDTYDLEIESVTDQDGRELLFEVGDHDEILGAYLSIGLEESTSKVSVKYTTSPGARALQWLDPEQTAGKELPFLFTQSQAILARTWIPVQDSPGIRYTYTADVTVPSSMLALMSATNPTERNESGTYSFSMDQPIPSYLMALSVGDIVFKPVGERTGVYAEPSLVDTAAWEFGRMEDMLIAAEELYGPYAWDRYDVIVLPPSFPFGGMENPRLTFATPTILAGDRSLTALIAHELAHSWSGNLVTNATWNDFWLNEGFTVYFEQRIMEAVRGRNYAEMLISLGRQDLEGTVAEMGDSHDSHLKLDLAGRDPDDGLTDIAYEKGNFLLKTIEKAVGREEFDAFLKSYFERHKFQVMDTERFIEEVNAELLTTPSLREEVRIEEWIYGPGLPDNAPVYASANFEAVDAQINDFAGGAAASTLITDNWTTHEWLRFIRNLPDELSVDQLSDLDATFGFTTSGNNEILAAWFQKTIPNGYAPADERVERFLIEVGRRKFLTPTYKALVEADPSKDRARAIYAQARPNYHAVSRQTMDALLDWSEE
- a CDS encoding phage holin family protein → MNFIVRLVISAVAVILTSYLLAPHVQVSSFFSALVVAAFLALMNVTIKPLLIILTIPITIMTLGLFLLVINAVVIGWIGNIVSGFHVSGFWWALLFSLILSAITSILESLSGSGEPTDRNY